TGGCACCAGCGTGTTTACCCGGCATGAAGTATCCTAACGACTACTTCATCCTCGAGGACTCATGCCTGTGCCCCCGCAACCGCCCCGCGTAAAACTCACCTCCACCAACGACTATCGCGAGAGCTACTCCAACAGCGTGCAAGTACGCGTGAGCGTATGGGACTTCTTTCTTGCGTTCGGTACCCTGCGCGCGCAAACGCCCGAAGAGGTGGAGGTGGCAAACTTTCAGGGGATTTACTTGAGCCCGCAGCAGGCAAAAGCGCTGCTCATGATCCTGCAGCAGAACGTCTCGCAATACGAAAACGCATTTGGCGAGATCAAGCTTGATCCCCAATTCGCGCA
This genomic window from Terriglobales bacterium contains:
- a CDS encoding DUF3467 domain-containing protein, with amino-acid sequence MPVPPQPPRVKLTSTNDYRESYSNSVQVRVSVWDFFLAFGTLRAQTPEEVEVANFQGIYLSPQQAKALLMILQQNVSQYENAFGEIKLDPQFAQQGPVN